The genomic DNA cagatgttttactcttttattgattttataaatcagtcatggtcaatataacaAATATCAACttaaatgtaaaagtgaaagcagaatttgtacaaagtaatgtcaattaaataagtgactgcatgaatatttatCTCCTCTAAAGTGGCTGAGCTGATCcagcagaggtccagacagttggtgctaatagtctcacagtcagtgattgtagtataaagacatctgtgcctagaaggtccagtcactggttaatcagtatccctggctaccatcacagcatgaagacaaaagtacactcacagaaatgtttattaaaagtctaagggtgctttcacactaggggcccagtCCCGGATcagagtgcacttgagcccaaagtctggttcgttttggttttagtgtgaatgcaaacgaaccggGCCCAGGCCCTgatggggaggtggtctcgggcgctttcacattaggcccagttgtttcaaaccgCACCGCAgtgcaaccccccccccccagcttgTTTTCACACTGGCAACATTGATCTGTACCCGGgccacttgcgtatttactcggtctgaaacagcaggtggaggtatgcacatagctggtttacaaccccgccaagaaggagggagaagaagaagctaccatggcaaccactggggtcatgacctgagcaaagattgtttttgttttgacctggcaaaaagtccatcctgcagccatggatgattaaaatcacttttaagaagccagcaacttcactcttcgtatctgcacatctactaaagctcagaggattaaatgggctcgcgctgcgcagatacagcggttttttaGGTGACAGGAcgcttttattgcctttgcacctcctctcactgactccaacttgtgttcatctgtaaggtgagtcacaacagaccatttattgactggattctgatgatttcagccctttattgaggaaaaatgtgaacaaactgccgcgctgtggaaagaagtttagtttttacgatgatgtcgTACAATGATGCCCGGTGCCCTGGCccggtttgtttgcattcacactaacaAAGGCCCtgagtgtgaaagcaccctcaGGCACAATTCAGGTGGAGTCTGGCATGGTTCGGATgggatgtgaatgcaactgcgCTCGGATATGGGacagttttatgttttatggtTGCTGAGTATTTATGTGCAGAGAAAAATCCTTCAGACCAAAGTCAGACCTTCACCCTATCTCTGCTGTCTGTGTTGGTTCAGGTCCGTATCATCGTGTCGGTGCTGTACGCCGCCCTGACTCCTTTCCTAAACCCCATCATCTACAGTCTGAGGAACAAGGAGCTCCGAGAGTCCATCAGGAGGACCGTGACCAGACTGAGACCTGCTGCTGTGTTACCCAGGAAAGATGCTGAGTCTGTGCCCTGATGGGACGGAACAAACCTGCAGCTTTAAAGAGAACTACATGAGGAGAGGAACTAAACGTCTGgttttcatgttcatgtttaatgGAATAAACAAAGCATCCAATATCTGATTATTGTATTGTTAAATGTTTATCTAGCTCCTCAAACTAAGATTCAACATTTTTCCATGGATTTAGTGCATCAACTGTCCTTTCTCTTCAGAAAACAGTTTTCCAACTCCTGAATGGATGGACTGATAGTTTCTAAAAACATCTCAACATTTAGTTTCAGGTGTTTATTTCTGCCAAAGATCCATTTTAGCCTGAACTCTGAAAACCATTCCTGTTTATTTTGATTCATAACTTTCATAAGAGATCCCACACCGACGGTCCTGATGGTCCTGACACCGACGGTCCTGATGGTCCTGACACCGACAGTCCTGACTGACGTTCCTGACTGACGGTCCTGACACCAGCGGTCCTGACCAAGACAGCCCCACTTTCTTGAAGGATAGAAAGGTTTGCTACTGCTGAATCCAGATCATAGTCTGTGAATCCAGGTCATAGTCTGCTGAATCCACATCATAGTCTTCTGAATCCAGATCCTAGTCCACGAATCCAGATCATAGTCTGTGAATCCAGATCATAGTCTGTGAATCCAGGTCATAGTCTGCTGAATCCAGATCATAGTCTGCTAAATCCAGATTCCAATGAAAACATCTGGAAAATCTGAGATTcaaacccaacttttttgggatgtgttgtggatatcaaattcagaatgtgtgtaaactccctaaaaacaataaaatccatcagtttgagctttaaatattttgtgttttgctgttttctgttaaaactggATCAAATGGGATTTGGTTTTCAGGTCTTTGATCTGAGATCAGTGCTTCGGCTCTTATAAAGACAGAACAGCAAGGGGGTGTTAAACATAAAATTGTTAATAAATGCTAAAGCTTAAAGTTTATTCAGACAGGCTTGTAGTGACCCAGCGTTGCAAACACATAAACCCAAACCAGGATTAACCTTAGGGCTGCAGGGCCCTTGCACCTCAGTGCATGTCAGCGCGTGTGTGTGTTAATATTTATCAGCCATTAAATCAACAATAATGAGAATGCTGCATTTTATATAAGAGGTAGTGCTGGCCATcaccagtaggtggcagtataaCAAAGCAAGATGCTAATATGTGGAAGTGATTCTGcggacctccatgggcccctctgttaggctgggccccagaaagctctcccctttatccccttaGGGCAGCCTTGCTCAGGCCCATAATAAAAGCCTCAgtgattgaaataaaaacattaaacttttattttaagcttttattttgaaaggttatTTATGTAAGCTTGGCACATGCATGGCTCCTTTGGCGTCCATGACTCTCTTCTTTTGAAACACGTTGATGATCTTATTTCGGAGCTCTGTGCACTGCAGCCCGTAGATGAGTGGGTTCAGTGCGGGGGGAACCACGTGGAACATGACCGACGCCACCTTCCCGTTCTCCGCCCACTGAGGGTGCCGGTGCATGATCATAGGGGTGAAGGAGGCGACCAGCATGATGAGGTAAACGGCCAGGTGAGTGGCACAGGTCTGCACCGCCCGGCTGTTCAACGCCTTGTTCTTACTGCTCAGACACACCATGGCGATCCTCAGGTAGGTGAGCGTGACGCTGCCGAGGGAGGAGCCTAGGGTGAACGCGGCGCTGGCCAAGCCGTAGATGTGGTTGATGAAGAGATTCTCGCAGGACAGTTTGAACAAAGACGCGTTATCACAGAACGGGTTGGTTATGACCCGTCTGCAGCGACTCAGACGGAGCGTGAGGCCCAAGAGGATGGCGACTAAAATAAGTGGCACCATCCAGGCCCCCACCGACAGCTTCACCACCATCCTGTTGGTCATGATGGTGGCGTAGCGAAGAGGGTTACAGATCGCCACGTAGCGGTCGTAAGCCATCACCACCAGAACGAAGTGAGAGGTGCCGGCGTGAAAGTGAGCAGAGAACGCCTGGACTGCACAGTCGATGTAGTGGATGTAGCGCTCGGCGATCGGGGTGAAAACCTCGCTGAGAAGGCGAGGAAGGATGGCGGTCGACCCGAAGACGTCGTTAATGCTCATGTTACAGAACAGCAGGTACATGGGCTCATGGAGGCTCCTCTCCATGGAGATCAGGACCACCAGGCCGATGTTGGACACCATGATGAAGACGtagatgaggaggatgaagatgaaggTAGGGATGGAGGACTGGGGGCCGACCTTTAACCCCTCGATGGAGATGATGTCGAAGTTGAATGTTTCATTCTCCATTTTCAGAGAGAGGGACCCTGGAGGGAGTCAAACAGAGGAGTCAGTCTACAGCGTGTCCCTCTGGTGGTCTGGTtcctgtgctctgaatcagatgATGACATTATTCTGGTTTTACTTCCCCCTGATCGTTTCCTGCTCACGCTGCTGTCTTATAAAGTCAGCTAAAACCCAGACCAACAGCTGTCCTCACAtcatgaggtcaaaggttaacTCTACAAAGATGTTAGTTATCTGAAAGTCCTTGTTGCATGGGTCAATATCTTAACATTTTTACAGGAATACTCTACGTGCCTCATTTTTGCTCCTGGCATCACAAAAGAAGGGAAATGTTTCCTGAATTAAATCATTTCTATGAGATCTCTCTGATGAAGGATCACACAAATCTGCTAAAACTTTGCTAATAAAATTCAAACCTGTATTTCATGTGTGTTCAtgtgagatgtttctacaccttggcTGGAGTTTACCTGTGCTAAATgaacctgattggacatgattctaaaggccacacctctctatagaaggcctcacagctgacagggatatcagagcagaaaccaagggtcaaaggtcaaagagctgcagagctgcagagactgTTTAGTCTCATGTGGTCACCACTTATCCATAAATCTCAGCGCTCtcctttattaaacagaaacCAGACTAAAAGTGTGCGCGTGTCCAAACCTTGGAAATGACATGTGTGGAAAATTATTCAGATTTATAAAAATGCGTCTGCCTCCTGTTCAAACGCAGACATTCAGCCTTAAACGGTCGAAGCAAAGCTCCGTCTGAATGAAAATGCCGATGAATGATCAGATCAAAGGCTTTCAGCGGTGACCAGAAGgaagctaaaaaaaagaaataaaaactctcTGACACCAAAACAGAAGCGCTCGTGAATAAAAGGACAGTTCGACACTGAGTGTTATACAAGGAtggccacaaaaaaaaaaaaagtgacaccacactgctgctgcactcATAAACATCACTTCAGAAATAGAGATGTGAAAGTGAGGctactctaaaaaaaaaaaaaaaaaggaatcctcaatgaaatgtctaaattataagataaaaatacaaaattaggAGATAAAAGTTATAATGatgttatattatattatattacattacattacattatatttattatattatattatattacattatattatattatattatattatattatattatattacattatattatattatattatattatattacattatattatattatattatattatattatattatattatattacattatattatattatattatattatattatattatattatatttagtgctgtcaaacaatcaaaatttttaattaatgtttttttgtactcaTATTTCCCATCCAGTgggccaacgtgctgtttagtgttttccatatcgagttggttggtcactactggatcaacggcccatttgctGCGTGCTCGACAGTAGCCCTGCTTGGACAAACTCCCCaaaatgcgttgccagagacgtttcagggattttgagtttttctgcactgtagatgggttaatcgagttaaaaattttaatcagattaatcatgatggtggattaatccgcattaatgcgttaattttgacagccctaattatattatattattttatattatattatattattatcttattttatattgtgcTGGCAGGTCTGCCAGCATTGAGTGTTGTTTTCAGTTCTGGCAGTAGATGGTGCTGCTCTTTCTTTGGTATTTCTTTGCTAGAGTtatcacagccaatcagaatgacTCGGGTCAGGAAGATTCAGGAAGTGAGTGATTGTTTGGTTAATGGCTGACAGCGACAGAGACCAGTGTGAAAATGAATCTTCAtccatcctttgttgttgttttacagaAAGCACTGCCTGTGAGTATTTACATCATTTAACATGTTCTGAAGGATATTATGAAGATCATTTTTTGTTGCACCGTTGTTTCACAGATACGGCCTTATCATGACTTCATGTAATAACCCATCTTAGTTTGTTTCTtgaaatttgatcattttagtGAGCAAGATAGCTGTTAATTACATAGCGACTGTGATAAATGTGCATCTTTATTTCAACATTGAAACGTGTTTAACTGTTCAGCGAGCAGTACCTTTTTATATGCCTAACGCCTGTAAGAGCAGCATCCATTTTGTTACACTCACTCTGTACGCATATTTTGTGAATTGTTTCAGGATGTGTGATTTTCATGCCTGTCAAGTGACTGAATGTTGTATTTGATATCCTTTCTCAGTTTTACTCTGTTGATTGAAGGAACGTCAGTTTGTCAGAGTTATCTGTCTGCATAGCTGTGTTCAAGTCCAGCAGTGAGGGCAGGAcacagagtagagtagagtgCTCGTGAATAAAAGGACACTTCCACACTGAGTGTTATACAGGGAtggccacacacacacacacacacacacacacacacacacacaaacagagtgacaccacactgctgctgcgcCCGTAAACACCACttcaaaaataaagatgtgaaaGTGAGGctaatcttaaaataaaaaaggaatccTCAGTGAAATatctaaattatgagataaaaatacaaaattaggagataaaagtaataattatgggataaaaataagaattataAGATACAAGTAATAATTGAGATAAAAGTTATAATGTCgttatattatatcatatattattatattatattatattatattattttatgttatattaaatgattttatattatattattttttattatattaaattattttatattatactATCTTGTCTTATATTATATCTTATTATCCTCTGTACCACATTCTAAGATGTCATATATTTTGTCAGATGCCTGCAGACTGTCCTGATTCCTGTTTTCTATGTCTGATGAAGACTCTACGTTCTCCACTCTCAGGTTTAAATTCTCTCTGTTTGTGTTGAATATTTTCCACCAGCAGAAGAGGACACTTTCTGTTTGAGGAAATCTACAAAGAAGTTTTAGTTCTAATGAGCAACGCTGTGTTAACACTAGATTAGTCTCTGAGTGAGATGTTCTGCTGTTTGCTCTCATTAGTTTGGTATTTCAGTGCTGTCTATGAGGGCTGGGCTCCTCTTTTGGAGCACGGCACATtcaaataagaataataaagaaaacaacacaaaaccaAACTTAACGCTGCAAAAACTGAAATCCTAGCATGAAATCACGTCTCACTCACAGTAGAAAACGTGAATCCTTTCATTATGAGCCGTAATAATCTGACTAATCCATCAAACAtgatagaaaaagaaaaccaagGTTTTTATTTCACCTCAGTAGTAAAAATATCTGCAGGATTTAACATGAACTCTCCGCCTGTGTGCAGACCTGTTTGGCTTCTTCTTACTGGTTTGTTTTTGGCTCCAGCATCAACCATCACATCCTGActctctgcattcatttttaggtaaaaatatgaaaatatcagcaaatcagaaaataaaatgtatcgATGAATGCCTTGAACTGAAAAACACTGGTCTTATTTTCTGCTTTCTGTCTCAGAAGAAGGCGTAACTTTGGATTATATCAGGTAAATGATACTCAGAAAGAGTTAAATCAgatatttttgaataaaatacaaaagtgAACATGCTCTTATTTTAATGATCCATCAGTCTAAACGAGTTTATTTATGTCTTAAAATGAGATGAAATTATAGATAAAGTCGTCTCATCAAAACAGGATTTCACTGCTAAATGTTCTCTCTGCattagcagtttttttttttactaattccATAAAGAATTTGAGATTTTTGGGATTCTTGCATCTCCAGTCCGGGTTTGTGGCTTCAAACAGCTTCAGTGTGTTATTTTTGACTAGAAAATAGAAGAATACACTTCACAGgattcaacaaaaacaagaaaaatcaacaaatccTCAACGAAAAGATCATTTCCTATGACTTTAGAGACTGTTTTAGCTCCA from Cheilinus undulatus linkage group 12, ASM1832078v1, whole genome shotgun sequence includes the following:
- the LOC121518550 gene encoding olfactory receptor 5B17-like, giving the protein MENETFNFDIISIEGLKVGPQSSIPTFIFILLIYVFIMVSNIGLVVLISMERSLHEPMYLLFCNMSINDVFGSTAILPRLLSEVFTPIAERYIHYIDCAVQAFSAHFHAGTSHFVLVVMAYDRYVAICNPLRYATIMTNRMVVKLSVGAWMVPLILVAILLGLTLRLSRCRRVITNPFCDNASLFKLSCENLFINHIYGLASAAFTLGSSLGSVTLTYLRIAMVCLSSKNKALNSRAVQTCATHLAVYLIMLVASFTPMIMHRHPQWAENGKVASVMFHVVPPALNPLIYGLQCTELRNKIINVFQKKRVMDAKGAMHVPSLHK